In bacterium, the sequence GTCTGCAGGGCGTTCTCCTCCTGGTGCAGCAGCAGCCACTCCGGCGCTGCGGCGCTGGTTTCAGCGACCACGGCCGCGAGAATCAGATCGACCTCGGTTCCCGCGGCCATCGCTTTGCCCAGGCCGCTGCGCTGCGCCCACACCGTGTCCCCCTGAACCCGGACCAGCCAGCCGCCGTCCATACTGCGCGAATCCGCCATCACCACCTTGCTCAAGTCAAATCCGGATGGAAAAACCACGGCCAATTCGGCCCTGGGGCTGAGCTCCTGATCCGCGGTAAAAGAGAAAGCATAGACCGCCGGTGTTCCCGCCGCCGTACTCGTGGCGGTCACCGTGAGACCGCTCTGCGTCATGCCCAGGCCGGCGATGAGCAGAAGGATTGAAAAAGAGCTATATAAACGTCTGCAACTCATCATGATGCTTTTTGTTTCACTTTGATGTGCGTTTTGTCCGCATGCGATACATTTTCCGGCCATAAATAGAATAAAAACCGGCCATTTACACGCCGAATCGCTAATGTGCAAATTTTATACCAATCTTGGACTGAGAGAGTGTTTTCATCTCTGATTCGGGGGGAGTCACCTTTCCATGTTGTCTGTCTGAGATAGATGCCGCCATCTATCGCTGCTCTAATGACCATCCTGTCGGATTGTACAACGCGTTCACGTTATGTTGCTGAGGAGCTGAGGAAATGGTGCTACGCTCCGGCCTGATTTGAAAAGGTGTTCTCGCCACCTATTCTACTCTTCACCGGCGCCAATTGATGTAACCTCAATCACAAACCGGACCTTTTATCCCTGGCTGGCCAAACCAGAACACAACCAACGCTGCGGCATAAAACCTGCATCTGGTCAAAATTTTATGAATACGCAGGCCTATTTTAAAATGGCGCGCAGCAGGAGCAAAAAACCGCGACCATCGTTTTCCAGCAATTTCAAATTCTTTTTCGCTTTGTAAAAATTGGGATTAATCTTGACCGCTTCGCGGTACTCTTCCAGCGCCTTGCCGTAATAATGCCAGCAGCGGATCAGAAACGCAGTTCCCAGACTGAGGCGCACATCCGGATATTTCGGGTGCTGACTGATCGATTTTTCCAGAATTCGTATATAGTTATCCAGCGAGCGATGCTCTTTGTGCAGATCGGCAAACATAAACCGCAGATAAAATTCGCCATCCAGCACCAGGCTGCGGGTGTCTACCGCCTTGATCCGGTTCGCCTTTTTGATCTGCGCGATCGCCTGGTCCCACTGATCACGGTTTTCCAACAGGTCCAAGGCCGCATCGAGCCCTTCGCGGTCATAGGCCTCGGAGCTCTTTGCCGCCTGCAACAGACGGGCACGCGCTTCTTTCACCCTTTCGATGGGCGGCGGCAGTTCGGTGTTTTTAGGATCGCTCTGCACGCTTTCGATCAGATACAGACCGAGATCGTACAAGGCCTCGTGATACTCCGGGTTG encodes:
- a CDS encoding tetratricopeptide repeat protein, which translates into the protein MEEKNSFSSHVKFGKRKLLVQTEYDAAHQVVGVTVADSGQVIDSREYLVDSSAEQDPKDPQVRQCHDLVLADLELLYSTIKNVQATPDADAHARLGTLLLDKGLIEEAVEIFTALLSLDAEYENGHYLLGKALFKKGDYEGALSHLEKAVEKTPDYQDVLLWISRVHRKRGDFTQAIQRARISLEINPEYHEALYDLGLYLIESVQSDPKNTELPPPIERVKEARARLLQAAKSSEAYDREGLDAALDLLENRDQWDQAIAQIKKANRIKAVDTRSLVLDGEFYLRFMFADLHKEHRSLDNYIRILEKSISQHPKYPDVRLSLGTAFLIRCWHYYGKALEEYREAVKINPNFYKAKKNLKLLENDGRGFLLLLRAILK